GAGCCCGCTGCAACCTCGCTGCACGCCCACGCTCCAGGCGACGCTTCGGCGTCGCGGCGCCGTCGTCGCCCTTGAAAGCTCGGTGTTGGCGCAGGGCCTGCTCCCGCCGCACAACCGCGAGGCCGCCGAACGCATGCTGGCCGCGGTACGTGGGGCCGGTGCGTTGCCCGCCGTGACCGCCATCGCACGCGGCGTCCCCGTCCTCGATCTCGAGGGCGAAGACCTCGAGCGGTTCCTGCGCCGCGATGGCGTGCGCAAGGTGTCGGCGCGCGATCTGGCGCTGGCCATGGCGCAGGGCGCCGATGGGGCGACCACCGTGGCCGGCACGCTGGCGCTCTGCGCGCTGGGTGGGCTCGAGGTGTTTGCCACCGGCGGCATCGGGGGCGTACATCGTGATGCCCCCTTCGACGAGTCGGCCGATCTCGTCGAGCTGGCCCGCACCCCGGCCATCGTCGTCTGCGCCGGTGCCAAGAGCATTCTCGATCTGCCGGCCACCCTGGAGCGTCTTGAAACACTGGGCGTTCCGGTGGTGGGCTACGGCACCGATGAACTGCCGGGCTTCTTTTCGCGTTCCACTGGTCTCAGGCTCTCGGCACGTGTTGATGCACCCGGCGAGCTTGCA
This Gemmatimonas sp. UBA7669 DNA region includes the following protein-coding sequences:
- a CDS encoding pseudouridine-5'-phosphate glycosidase, producing the protein MPTASILPHAMRHAPVAPVHAALYYADVIGSPLQPRCTPTLQATLRRRGAVVALESSVLAQGLLPPHNREAAERMLAAVRGAGALPAVTAIARGVPVLDLEGEDLERFLRRDGVRKVSARDLALAMAQGADGATTVAGTLALCALGGLEVFATGGIGGVHRDAPFDESADLVELARTPAIVVCAGAKSILDLPATLERLETLGVPVVGYGTDELPGFFSRSTGLRLSARVDAPGELAAVWRAHRALGRPGALLVVQPPPASDAVPVDVVETATQAALRAATAAGVRGAAVTPFLLAEIQQRTDGRSVRANLALLEANAHLAGQVAVALAALDTQDTLAAPSSA